A genomic stretch from Limnobacter thiooxidans includes:
- a CDS encoding glycosyltransferase family 2 protein, which produces MPSVFAMFAFVLLVVGGYGYTNQPAQEPPWTQVVPGFAFSPYQAGQSPIENVEPTVEEINQDLSLLAGKTRAIRTYTVEGQFGEIPALAAAHDINVALGAWLSPDLLANATEVERLLEVAQSPSNNVIRLIVGNEVLLREDLGVQQLTAYLDTVRAATDIPVSTAEPWHVWLKNPELANHVDYLAVHLLPFWEGIALDDAVDFSINTYRQLQKTFPGKPIVVTEVGWPSNGRSIKQAVASQANQAKFLRRFIQRAEQESIVFYIMEAFDQPWKSDLEGSVGGHWGVFDSFRDAKFATDSPIIAIPQWKLLAAASIVVALLMTVLLLIDSAALRDSGRTFLIFNAFAVSSLIIYVIYDFTLEYHTWASVAISVVLLLGVVGVFVIVMSEAHEWAESMWYRNRRRLLSPLSVAASQSESRFQPFVSIHVPAYEEPPEMLIDTLNALARLDYPNFEVIVVDNNTACESTWRPVQAHCAQLGERFRFFHVKPLSGYKAGALNYALEQTCARAEVVAVIDADYRVQPNWLSELAPQFEKPEIAIVQAPQDYRDGSENIFKSICHAEYKGFFHLGMVTRNERNAIIQHGTMTMVRRSVLEEVGRWGVDTITEDTELGLRIFEQGHEAVYIDQSYGRGVMPDNFTDYKKQRHRWAYGAMQILRSHAGQLTGFRDSKLTRGQRYHFVSGWLPWIADGFNLVFTLLAVLWSGLMLFNPIAFNAPPLLISVVPILFFAFKITKLFTLYLVQVKANFKTALAATLAGLSLSYVIGRATLSGLFVGRKIAFIRTPKMASNLAVLQAFNAARDESILALMLLCGVGLIYFQLGFDSRENMAWCLVLVSQSLPFLSSLVVSVLSTAPNRDSVQSQEKTA; this is translated from the coding sequence ATGCCCTCCGTATTTGCCATGTTTGCGTTCGTGTTGCTGGTTGTGGGGGGGTATGGTTACACCAACCAGCCTGCGCAAGAACCACCGTGGACCCAGGTTGTTCCTGGTTTTGCATTTTCACCTTATCAGGCCGGGCAAAGCCCGATTGAGAATGTTGAGCCCACCGTTGAGGAAATCAATCAGGACCTGTCATTGCTGGCTGGAAAAACCCGGGCCATTCGCACTTACACGGTTGAAGGGCAGTTCGGAGAAATCCCTGCATTGGCAGCTGCGCATGACATCAACGTCGCTTTGGGAGCCTGGTTAAGTCCGGATCTGCTTGCCAATGCCACAGAAGTTGAGCGATTGCTGGAGGTTGCTCAAAGCCCCTCCAATAACGTCATCCGCCTGATCGTGGGCAACGAGGTTTTGTTGCGCGAAGACCTTGGCGTGCAGCAACTCACCGCCTACCTGGACACTGTACGGGCTGCAACAGACATTCCCGTCAGTACTGCTGAACCTTGGCATGTCTGGCTTAAAAACCCTGAACTCGCGAATCATGTCGACTACCTGGCGGTGCATTTGTTGCCATTTTGGGAGGGCATTGCGCTGGACGATGCCGTTGATTTTTCGATCAATACCTACCGGCAGTTACAGAAAACCTTTCCTGGCAAGCCCATTGTAGTCACCGAGGTGGGTTGGCCCAGCAATGGTCGATCCATCAAGCAGGCTGTTGCTTCGCAAGCCAATCAAGCCAAGTTTTTGCGTCGCTTCATTCAGCGTGCGGAGCAGGAATCGATTGTGTTTTACATCATGGAGGCATTTGACCAGCCCTGGAAGTCTGACCTTGAAGGCAGTGTGGGCGGTCATTGGGGCGTGTTTGATTCATTTCGCGATGCCAAATTCGCAACCGACAGCCCCATCATTGCGATTCCGCAGTGGAAGTTGCTTGCTGCAGCATCCATTGTGGTGGCCTTGCTGATGACTGTGTTGCTGTTGATTGACAGTGCAGCGCTTCGCGACAGCGGTCGTACCTTTCTGATTTTCAATGCGTTTGCGGTGTCGTCCCTGATCATTTACGTGATTTACGATTTCACGCTTGAATATCACACCTGGGCCAGTGTGGCGATTTCGGTGGTGCTGTTGCTCGGCGTGGTGGGTGTGTTTGTCATTGTGATGTCCGAGGCCCATGAATGGGCAGAATCAATGTGGTATCGAAACAGGCGTCGGTTGTTGTCGCCCCTGTCTGTCGCAGCGTCCCAGTCTGAATCCCGATTTCAGCCCTTTGTGTCGATTCACGTACCGGCCTACGAAGAACCGCCGGAAATGCTGATTGACACGCTCAATGCGCTGGCACGGCTTGATTATCCGAATTTTGAAGTGATTGTGGTGGACAACAACACGGCCTGTGAATCCACGTGGCGACCCGTTCAGGCCCACTGCGCACAATTGGGTGAGCGTTTCCGTTTTTTCCATGTGAAGCCTTTGAGCGGTTACAAGGCGGGTGCCTTGAACTATGCGCTGGAGCAAACCTGTGCAAGGGCAGAAGTGGTGGCGGTAATTGATGCGGATTACCGGGTTCAGCCGAATTGGCTCAGTGAACTTGCCCCTCAGTTCGAGAAGCCTGAAATTGCCATTGTGCAAGCACCGCAAGACTACAGGGATGGTTCGGAAAACATCTTCAAGTCAATTTGCCATGCCGAGTACAAAGGGTTCTTTCATTTGGGCATGGTGACCCGAAACGAGCGCAATGCGATTATTCAGCACGGAACCATGACCATGGTTCGACGCAGCGTACTGGAAGAGGTTGGTCGCTGGGGTGTTGACACGATCACAGAGGACACCGAGTTGGGCTTGCGTATTTTTGAACAAGGCCATGAAGCGGTTTATATCGATCAAAGTTATGGCCGTGGTGTCATGCCCGACAATTTCACTGATTACAAAAAGCAGCGCCATCGCTGGGCATATGGGGCCATGCAGATTCTGAGATCGCATGCCGGCCAGTTGACCGGATTTCGTGACAGCAAGTTAACCCGGGGACAGCGATATCACTTTGTGTCGGGCTGGCTGCCTTGGATTGCCGACGGGTTTAACCTGGTGTTCACCTTGCTCGCAGTGTTGTGGTCGGGTTTGATGCTGTTCAACCCAATCGCATTTAATGCGCCCCCGCTGTTAATCAGCGTGGTGCCTATCCTGTTTTTTGCTTTCAAGATCACCAAGCTGTTCACGCTGTACCTGGTTCAGGTCAAGGCCAATTTCAAAACCGCATTGGCGGCTACACTGGCAGGCTTGTCGCTGAGTTACGTCATTGGCCGGGCTACATTGTCGGGCTTGTTCGTGGGGCGAAAAATTGCATTCATTCGCACTCCGAAAATGGCCAGTAACCTGGCCGTGTTGCAGGCATTCAATGCCGCGCGGGATGAATCCATTCTGGCCTTGATGTTGTTGTGTGGGGTGGGGCTGATTTATTTTCAGCTGGGTTTTGACTCGCGAGAGAACATGGCATGGTGTCTTGTTCTGGTGTCGCAAAGTTTGCCTTTCCTGTCCTCCCTTGTCGTGTCTGTTCTCAGCACGGCACCGAACCGGGACAGTGTGCAAAGTCAGGAAAAAACAGCATGA
- a CDS encoding MFS transporter, with amino-acid sequence MASTKEAARPMTGEERKVIFASSLGTVFEWYDFYLYGSLAAIIAKQFFSGLDPTSGFIFALLAFAAGFIVRPFGALVFGRLGDMIGRKYTFLVTILIMGGSTFIVGILPTYASIGVAAPIILIVLRMLQGLALGGEYGGAATYVAEHAPNGKRGAYTAWIQTTATLGLFLSLIVILGTRTLIGEEAFADWGWRVPFILSIVLLGISVWIRLTMNESPAFKKMKEEGKTSKAPLTESFGQWKNLKVVLLALFGLVAGQAVVWYSGQFYALFFLTSVLKVDGSTANILVAASLLIGTPFFVVFGTLSDKIGRKPIILAGLLLACLTYFPLFNALTNAANPALAEAQAKNKIVVTAAAGDCSFQGNPVAREIDFKKSCDIAKRFLAQNSVSYENVTATVAGPATVQIGEKLITAPVGNVVAGKFDDASKAAIDAFKAEVKAALGEAGYPAKADPARINKLQIILILSVLVLYVTMVYGPIAAMLVELFPTRIRYTSMSLPYHIGNGWFGGLMPTIAFAMVAQNGNMFYGLWYPIIIAAGTFVIGLLFVRETKDVDIFKDD; translated from the coding sequence ATGGCGAGTACAAAAGAAGCAGCTCGCCCAATGACCGGTGAAGAACGCAAAGTGATCTTCGCCTCATCCTTGGGCACGGTATTTGAGTGGTACGATTTTTACCTGTACGGTTCATTGGCAGCAATCATTGCCAAGCAGTTCTTCTCGGGACTAGATCCCACATCCGGTTTCATTTTTGCGTTGTTGGCTTTTGCCGCAGGCTTTATCGTTCGTCCTTTTGGCGCCTTGGTGTTTGGTCGCTTGGGTGACATGATTGGTCGCAAGTATACCTTCCTGGTCACGATTCTGATCATGGGCGGTTCGACATTCATTGTGGGTATTCTGCCGACTTATGCAAGTATCGGAGTTGCAGCTCCGATTATTTTGATCGTGCTTCGAATGTTGCAGGGTCTTGCGCTGGGTGGTGAATACGGTGGCGCTGCAACTTATGTGGCTGAACATGCACCGAATGGAAAGCGTGGTGCTTACACTGCCTGGATTCAAACAACTGCGACCTTGGGCCTGTTCCTGTCACTGATCGTGATTTTGGGCACCCGTACATTGATCGGTGAAGAAGCCTTCGCTGATTGGGGCTGGCGCGTTCCGTTCATTCTGTCCATCGTGTTGCTCGGTATTTCCGTGTGGATCCGTTTGACCATGAATGAATCGCCTGCTTTCAAGAAAATGAAAGAAGAAGGTAAAACATCCAAGGCGCCCTTGACCGAGTCTTTCGGTCAGTGGAAAAACCTGAAAGTGGTATTGCTGGCGCTGTTTGGCCTGGTTGCAGGTCAAGCCGTGGTCTGGTATTCAGGTCAGTTTTACGCGTTGTTCTTCTTGACCAGCGTATTGAAGGTGGATGGTTCAACTGCCAACATCCTGGTTGCTGCATCGCTGCTGATCGGTACACCGTTCTTCGTGGTGTTCGGTACTTTGTCTGACAAGATCGGTCGCAAGCCAATCATCCTGGCTGGTTTGTTGCTGGCTTGTTTGACTTACTTCCCTCTGTTCAATGCCTTGACCAACGCTGCCAACCCAGCCTTGGCCGAAGCTCAAGCGAAGAACAAGATTGTTGTGACCGCAGCTGCTGGCGATTGCTCCTTCCAGGGCAACCCTGTTGCACGTGAAATCGACTTCAAGAAATCTTGTGATATCGCAAAGCGCTTTTTGGCACAGAACTCTGTCAGCTATGAAAACGTGACTGCAACAGTTGCTGGTCCAGCCACCGTTCAAATTGGTGAAAAGCTGATCACGGCACCTGTGGGCAACGTGGTTGCCGGCAAGTTTGATGATGCTTCCAAAGCTGCAATTGATGCGTTCAAGGCAGAGGTGAAGGCCGCATTGGGTGAAGCAGGCTACCCAGCCAAAGCCGATCCAGCACGTATCAACAAGCTGCAGATCATTCTGATCCTGAGCGTGTTGGTGCTTTACGTGACCATGGTTTACGGCCCGATTGCTGCGATGCTTGTGGAGTTGTTCCCGACACGTATCCGTTACACATCAATGAGCTTGCCTTACCACATCGGTAACGGATGGTTCGGTGGTTTGATGCCTACAATCGCTTTTGCGATGGTGGCTCAGAACGGCAACATGTTCTACGGCTTGTGGTACCCGATCATTATTGCTGCCGGTACGTTTGTAATTGGTTTGCTCTTCGTGCGCGAAACCAAAGATGTAGATATTTTTAAAGACGACTAA
- a CDS encoding alpha/beta hydrolase, translated as MNHSQTIDLKQGPLLLRALVSGPADGPVALLVHGFPDTPHSWDAVGDGLVRAGYRVVRPWLRGYTPESVHLGAQYDAFTAGLDLLAWRDQFAGQPVHLVGHDWGAVAGMAAVATNASAWKTLSLLAIPPFQKVERAWRLLPRQMRMSAYMLEMQSTKAPAKVMIDDCARLRELWTQWSPGWAFTDTDFDPVLHAFSDVRVAWAATRYYRALFTVHRASTRSMYALSRQKLNVPVLAMAGVRDGCMQAGLLQAMVEPSCFPKGIRVELIDNCGHFLQAEQPDAVLKELLHHLA; from the coding sequence TTGAACCATTCGCAAACAATTGATTTGAAACAAGGCCCGCTATTATTGCGGGCTTTGGTTTCTGGCCCCGCAGATGGGCCTGTCGCCCTGCTCGTTCACGGGTTTCCGGATACTCCGCACAGTTGGGATGCCGTGGGAGATGGCTTGGTTCGCGCAGGCTATCGAGTCGTGCGGCCTTGGCTGAGGGGATATACGCCTGAATCGGTTCACTTGGGTGCCCAGTACGATGCGTTTACCGCCGGGCTGGATTTGCTGGCTTGGCGAGACCAGTTTGCCGGTCAGCCTGTACACCTGGTTGGTCACGACTGGGGCGCTGTTGCAGGCATGGCGGCTGTGGCCACGAATGCCTCTGCATGGAAAACATTGTCCCTTTTGGCCATACCCCCATTTCAGAAAGTTGAACGGGCCTGGCGCCTGTTGCCGCGACAGATGCGCATGTCGGCTTACATGCTTGAAATGCAGTCGACGAAGGCCCCGGCAAAAGTCATGATCGATGATTGCGCACGCCTTCGTGAATTGTGGACACAATGGTCGCCGGGGTGGGCATTTACAGATACCGATTTTGACCCGGTGCTGCACGCATTTTCAGATGTGCGCGTGGCTTGGGCCGCAACAAGGTATTACCGTGCCCTGTTCACTGTGCACAGGGCAAGTACAAGGTCAATGTATGCCTTGTCCCGACAAAAGTTGAATGTGCCGGTGCTGGCCATGGCCGGCGTCAGGGATGGCTGCATGCAGGCCGGGCTTTTGCAGGCCATGGTTGAGCCATCCTGTTTTCCAAAAGGCATACGTGTTGAGTTGATAGACAATTGTGGGCATTTTCTGCAGGCTGAGCAGCCCGATGCAGTACTCAAAGAACTTCTTCACCACTTGGCCTAG